The Balearica regulorum gibbericeps isolate bBalReg1 chromosome 5, bBalReg1.pri, whole genome shotgun sequence genomic interval TAAGTTTGCTACTGGCTGGGCTTCATGCTATTGCCCATGGTCAGCTCCCACCCAGCCACCACAATGGACGTGATCCAAATGAACCTAAACACCACATGCATCGCAGAGGTGAAGCGATCGCTTGCCTCAAACTAGTGCCAAGCAATGCTGACTttgcatttcaattttttaaagagGTTACACTGGAGGCACCTaataagaacattttcttctctcctgtaAGCATCTCCACTGCATTTGCAATGCTGGCCTTAGGGGCTAGATCAACCACTCAGACTCAGATCCTGGAAGGACTCGCCTTCAACCTCACAGAGattcaggagaaagaaatacatgaaGGCTTCAACAACCTTATCCACATGCTGAGCCATCCCGAGAACGGGGTCCAGCTCAACATGGGGAATGCCATCTTTCTAACAGAGAAGATGAAACCTCTAAAAAAGTTTATAGATGATGCCAAAGCTCTGTATCAACTGGAGGCTTTTACCACTGACTTTAACAATCCCATGGAGGCTGAGAAGCAGATCAATGATTatatagagaagaaaacacatggGAAAATTACTGATTTGGTCAAGGACATGGATCCACAGACTGTAATGCTTCTGGctagctttgttttctttaaaggtaAGTTCTCTAGGATTTGCATTCACTTTATTCATTCTTATCGACAGACCTAATGTCAGCTACCTCATTTGGAAATTGTTCTGGAGGAAATTTCAAATGCTCTTTGCTGGGCCAGAAGATCACTTAATGGCATACTGGAGGTGGTGAGAGGTGGCAGGACCCCGCTCGGCATGGGGAGGCAGTCGGGGGCCATGCAGGCTTGGTTCTCTTtgtggcagctgcaggagctctgcttcAAGCTGCAGCCCCCTGTGCAGCCTGAGCTGGGTTTAGCCATAACGCTGATTGCCCCATGttcttctgattttcagtgAAGGTGCTGAGATGCGTGCATGATCTAATCTTTTTAATGCCTCTCTTTAAAAGTATGCATGATTCAATGGCCTAATTTACTGCatactccttttttctttcctatcagAGTCTTTTATGTATATGCACTAACATATTTGTATATGGAAGAAGCTAATGATGAACAGGGGAGGACATTTTAAGGAACAAAGtagaaactgcatttctgaTGTGGGTTAGATAATGTGCTCTTAAGCCTGACTTAACAGCACTCAGATATAAGCTCCTACATTAGTTGTATCTACAAATTCAGGCTTATGATTAAAgtaaatagaaatgaaatgcaTACAGTATATAAGTACAGAGATGATGTCAGGTAAGCCCTTAAATGACAACTTACAGAGAGGGCACTTAGATTACCTGAACAGAAAAGTAGTGGTAGGTACAAAGAAAATGCCTAATTAGTTCATTACTggcatctgaaaaacaaagtgtAATTGGAATCTAATGCACCCTTTTGACCAGGTAAAAGATTCTTGCCTTACTGTGATATCCATTTAAtacattaattttgaaaattctgaatttaacAAATGGAGGAATAGGTGAATATTATTACTAGTTATATCAAATTCAATTTATGATGGGATGGGACATGAGATATTCAGTTGCATTCTCCTTCTCTGTATCAGGCAACTGGGAAATGCCTTTTAAACCAGAACATACCGAAGAAAGGCAGTTCTTTGTGGATGCTGAAACTACTGTGAAAGTGCCTATGATGCACCAGACGGGCAGATTTGACTTCTATTTTGATGAGGAGCTGTCATGCACCGTGGTACGGCTTCATTATAATGGGAGTGCTACTGCATTTCTGGTTCTGccagcaaaagggaaaatgaagctGTTAGAGCAAACTCTGGTCAAGGAAACCATCCAGGAATGGTCAGACCATCTCTTCCAGAGGTAATCATCTGCCagtcagctgcagcagcacctaTATTTAtagtcctttttcttttttgggaaTGCAAACACTATGTACTTGCTGATTCTGGGAACTGAGTGGGCTATTTTTGGCTGTAAAAATCTTGCAGCTGCTTGgtatttaactatttttttgttGCCTGAGTGACTTGCTGCTCCTCCCACCAGAGCAGAGACCATCCTGATGGGCTCCCAGGAGTCACGAATAACAAGCCTAGATTGGCATTTCTAAACCAGTCCATTGACTGAGTGGGAAGGTGGCAATTCTAAGGCAAATCTCCTATACTGAAATTTCAGCTAATGTGTTTTACCTCTCATATGTCACTGACACACTATGACTCAGACATATGTCTAAACCTTAAATAAACCATAACTTAAACGGTTTGTAGTAATGCATACATACGTAATATATCCTACACAAATATCTTCCTTACAAGAACCATTGCAGCACACAGTAGTTGTTAGAACAGGCTAGTGATTAATTATGGGTGTCCTGATTTTCTGGCATTTTGTTTTTGAAACTATAAAAATCTAATGAGGTTCTGTTAGCTCCTACCATTGACACTAACATCAGCTAACACGTTTTACAACCTTGTTTGTCTGGGAGGGAAGAGATCTTAGCACCAGTAGATGAGTAATACCAAATTAATACGTGCCTAATTTACCAAGCTCTGCCCTGATTCACAACTAATAAGGCTGTGCAGTTCACACCCATGATTCTTGGTGCATCCTTATAGAAATGCCAGCACagttaataaaaacataatggGTAGAATATTGGATATAAGCTAATAATCTGATACCTcagatatgaaaaataaaaatgtataattcTCAGCTGCAAAATCTGGAAAATCATTGGTGCAATTTCCTCCAAGATCAACATAGGAATAAGTTCTCCATGGGAGAGGCTGTCAGAAATAAATGGCGATTTCAGTTCTACTATTATGTTATGTTGATTCCAGTGCTAATACATTTGGTCCCATCATCTTCACTGGGCAGTATCACATAAAGGCCACAGCAGTGGGCTTTAGATCCCGTCTGTTTTGCTACTCAGCCCAACCTGCCTCTGGGTGAGACAGCAGACTTGAGCTACCTAAAGGGCAGCAGGTGACTTGGAGGCTCCGAGTTTCCCTAGACAGTGCATGAAGAGAAATCCAACAGCACAAAAAGCTTACAGATAGCTCACAGTCAAAGGCAAACTCAGTCGTGGCCAGCCCACGGGAGGAAGACAATTAGAGGATAGGGTGTCCAaaggtgcaggcagcagggcacagACCTTCCCTGGAGCCATGCCAAATGCCACAGTTATGCCAAACACACTGCATTGCTTTGAAATGCTGGGGTTTGCCACACTTCTCCCCAAGCAGACTCTGCCTATGCCCCGCTTCAGGTCTCCACCTTCTCGAGTGACACAGGATGTCGCCTCCACGGTTCGTCTTCCCTGGCTGTAAAGAGGGGGTCTCATTACTGTCCTCTTTTGCAGAGTGCTCTCAGATTTGctaaagcaaaacaacagatggatattactattattattataatattatcATTAGTATGAATGATAGTGCCTGTATCACCAAGAGACACTTCAGCAATTGAATTAGTGCTCATTGTGCACTCAGGCTCCAAACCCCTGGAGTGTCACTCATGGGAATTACAGAGCTTTCTCACCATCATTTACCTTGGTGGAAAATCGTTCTCACCaccttctgtgtttctcttctACCTACCAGCCTGGTGAGCCTCTACTTCCCCAAATTTTCTATTTCCGGGAGCTATGAAATAACTAACGCCCTTAGCAAGATGGGAATTGTGGATGTGTTCACCGACCAGGCAGATCTCTCTGGCATCACTGGCACCCCAGAGCTGAAGGTTTCTAAAGTAAGTCCGTGGCTGTTGgccctctcctttctttcatgAACATGAAGGAAAACACCTCTATGGCAACATCCAGAAACACCAGCAAAATACAGCTGCCAGCTTCCCAGCTTGCCTGCAGCTGGGCTCACCCTGGACTCAGCCTGCGAGCTTACAAGGGAAGTTGGCCCTTGGTGACAGTGGAGATTAGATTAGTTTTCTGCACATCTGTTTTTTCCAAGACTGGTATCAGCCAAGATTTCTTGGGCAGTTTCTGGAATATTACAGGAACATCAACCCCTGGCTCCTCGAGGGTTGTTGCTAACACTCCTGGGCCCACCACCGCCTGTCCTCCCACCCTGGAGACTCAGTTTCAGAGGTGTAGCCAAGCTCTTACAAGTGGAGCCACCATCCTTTAACCAGTATTTGGGACAGGAAAAATAGtcaggaacttttttttcttttggaggagATTTCTGTAGCTCAGTCCTGGTCCTCATTTAAAGCAGCCACGATTACAACACAGCTCACATCTCTGCTGCCTCTACTCACTTCTCAATGGAGGCTCCAAAACAGGACTGCTTTAAAAGGGGTCTGACTCATCTCTCAGGTGGCTGTTGTCTGCCCAGAATGactgtctgttttctttcttcctaggTTGTTCATAAGGCTGCTCTGGATGTTGATGAGAGAGGTactgaggcagcagcagcaactgctgctgaaataatGACAGTGTCTCTTCCTCCAACCATTGAATTCAACCGTCCCTTCCTCATGCTGATTTTTGATAGAGATACAAACAGTACACTCTTTGTAGGAAAAATAGTTAACCCGACTATCACTATCTGATGTGGCATATGAATTCTGTTTGCTATTACTGATTAAAGAAGATGTGAAACTGCATGATgtgatttatttccatttgtacCAGCTTAGTATAAGGTTCTTTTTCAGCAAGTGTTTTCATTCCatgttattttcaaaaactATTGATATTGACCATGACACTTGCTCAAGAGGaagcaaggaaaatgttttaaattcagCTAGCAAAGAATGCCTTTTTTACTTGACTGAAAGCCAAAGACAGACCTAAGATTTGCCAGTATTCAGAGAGACATTTGTATTAGAATGGAAGACTCCTGCTTAATATGTGGTTGTCAGCCAGAGTAGCAGATAAAATGATTAACACTCttggaaacaaagcagaagtggTTGTAATTTACCATAAGTAAGTAAACAAGAGATGGGAAGAGTTGGATCAACAATGCAGGGTCACAGGAAACTGAAGCTTCTAATGGAGACAGCACTGGCAATGTGAAAAGCTGTCttcaacagagaaagaaatctgtattCTTCACCAGAAACCTTTTATCATTTTTGGTATTAATCTAGCAGCAAATCCTCCTGAGTTTCTTTTGCTACTCAAAACAGAGCAGGAGAATCAAATCTGCTCTTGACCCTGAAGACTTTCAATCACGTATTACCAATTCAAGAGACTTAGATAGCCCCTGCAAGTAGCTGACCTCTCACACATGTAGCCATCAGTGGTCAGAAGGAGGATGTAGCTGGGTGGGCAGGTATCTGGCTAGGAATTACACAAGCATACCGTCAGCTGAGATTTGTAGAAAATGTATAATCAGGGTCTAGAAAGCTGTTTTCAAGTGCTGTCCTTTTACTGCCAAAAAAGTAGGTAGGGAGCACCCAAGAGCAGATTGCCTGGCCCAGTGGGCAGTGGCAGGCACCCAGGTAGGACATAGTGCAGCTTGAGGGCTGGCTGGTAACCACTTTCAACAGACCTGCCTTGGCAATAGGTACCAGAAAGAGCACAGCTGTCTCTTTCTTCCCTACAGTTGTGGTTTTTGGAAGGAGATGAAATGGTGTCACAGCATCAGGAATCACGCTGGGAGCAATCAAATGGCTTGGGAAGCTAACACAGCCTCAGCAAGGTCTTGTGTGCCCTCTGTGAAAATAAGAGCAAGTATGATTTTATCACTCTAGTGCAAAGCACTGTCTCCCCTTTGACAGTCAAAAGGAAAGCCCCCTTTCTGCTGGGTTCTTAGTAAAAAGCTCCTGTTAACTCTCATACATGGTGCTTGACGATGTTTTTTGACTAAATAGACACAGTCTCTGTATAGACAAGTGTATGAACAGCTCACAAGCATCAGTGGCAGGACTCTGAGTGAAAGTGATACGTGTGCACTGCATCATCTTCCTGGGTCCTTCCTGCACTCACTTCCACCTCTTTGGGTGGCTCTGTGGCCTGACGTTCACACAGCAATAATTCATAAGGCACGCCATCTGACACTGCAGGTTTCTTGTCTTCCTGAAATACGACTGCACAGCGCAGCATCAATAGGGTCAGTCTTAGCCATTATCACTCCAGCTGTTAACTGCTGTTAAAGAACGGACATTCAGCAAAGCAACAGTAAAACCTTTAGGGATGAGAGGTCAGAGAGGTGAGATCCTTAGTTATGTATTGAACTCCTGAGTCACACCAATTTGCACCAGTTGAAAAACTGACATAATTGATTTTAGTAGAGTGATCCTCAGTTTACAtcaagaaatgaagaaagagaggTCCCAGATGCACAGTTACCTGTGGCAGCTGCAAGACTAAGTATTGCATGCTCCCTTGTAAACATTTTGGAGTGGATGGAGACATATACATAGAAATGCAGCATAGTAGGAGGAAGGTTGTCCCCATGTGGTTCTGGGAAAGATTTGAACATCAAGAGAATCCCTCACATCAGCTAAATCAGCTTTTGCAGGATGTTAATCCGTATTTTGGGAAGAAGACTCCTTTCTTTCCTACCCTCAGCATCTCAGTGCTCTCACAGACACATGCCCCCTTCAGAAGCACAATGTGggacttctgttttcctcccagaCTCCAGGGAAATGAACCCACAGGGCAGTAGGAGGGAGATGCAGGGGCAGACACGCTGCCACACAGAACTGGCATTCATCAGCTTGTGCTTCTCCTCTCACTGCATCTCCTATTGATCCCTCGGTGTTTGTAAAATGCCTTGGAGAGGTTGCAGGGACGCGGTACCTGTGTGCTTACCATGGAAAAACAGAGCGGTGGTGACGAGGGGTGTCTGCCATTCCCACAGGGGATTTCCTGCCCATGTCAAGATCGGCGTCCGGGAGCTGTCTGCCAGACTTGCTTCATCAGGCAGCAGCTCGTGGTGTATTGACATCGTGCTGTGATTTTCCACTGCGGGATTTGCCAGAGACAGTGTTGAAGAAGAGGCAGGCACCACACTTAGCACAAAAGAGCAGCAGACAGCTTGCTCCCTGCCTACGTCCGTGCTGCGCTGTGCCATTTGTTATATGTGGCCCGTTCtcatctctccctccccccatcCACCAAGTCCTACTCTCCTAATCCTGCTCTCGTCGCCGCAAGCAACACCAAACAGATTTTCCCTATTACGCTCGCTCTTCGCGTTTCCTCTCTGCACCAGATCTTTTTCACAGCCTCCCACTCTCCCTCCTGCAGACTAACATTTTATCCCTCCCACCCGCCGGCGCCGTTTGTTCGTGCGGGAGGTGGACGCTGCCGGCTTGGCTGTAGCACCTGCTCCACCAGCAGgtcctgctctcctccttcccGAGAAATGGAGGGTGGGAGGCAACGGtgctccctgcctcctgctgAACACCTCGAGGGCACTCACGGCAGAGCGGGGAAGGCTGGGCAGAAAGGCAGGGCTTCGGGTCACTCAGCTGTTCCCATTCTGTGCGATGGGCAATGCGTGGGTATAAAGGAGCCAGAGGTTCATCTCAAGAGCAGTTAATGACCAGATTCATTAGCCATTGACACAGCTAACACAGCTACAGAGTGTGGGGATGGGACTCACAGCTGCGCTTGTCGTGATCCCAAATTTGGGCGAGCTGGTTGTCCCCTGGCCAGGCAGAAAGCCCCGTTTCATAGACTGCACCAGGGCTGTGCCATCGGCTGTAGCCCGGCAGCCTCCAAGTGCTCCAAGTCCCACATCCCAAGACTGCAACAGTCTCCCCAGCTCACACACTGTTTCTGGAAGGAGGTGTTTGGGGCACGTTTTGCTCTTTTCTCACCATCATCTGAGGCTGTACctggaggaagggaaacaaaactCTTCTCATTTCTCACTCCCGTCCCTCAGCCCCCCTACAATGACGAGTCAAGGAAGAAACTCCCCATTTTCACCTCAGGCAGGTGTAATCTGATAGCTCTCATTCAGCAGGAAGACAGACATGGGTCAACTTAGCCGTTAGCCTTGCAAATACAGCAGTGTTGTTGCTTGTAACACAGCTACCTGCTTTGTGTTAAACCAACAGTGCAGGCCTTGAGTCTCTGCACTTGTCAGGCTTTGCTTGGACTTGTCCTGGCCTGCCTCCGGCTTTGTTTTAGCTTCTTTGTTTGTAACAGTAATTATCCAGCAATCAGGTGCTATTACCtaacttgtttaattttttccttagctttaTATGATTGTATGGTATAAAATTGACATATCATTACACCTATAGGTATTTCTGTAACTAGGAGATACTAAGAACAAGTAGTTATTCTGTATAGAGTGAAGTGTCTATGGCCCTAGAATGGAAAATGAAGGAGTACAGGCATGGTGAGATGATAGCAGGCCACTTGACACTGGTGGCCTCAGGGCTACAAAGAGCTTGctggtgctcagttactggtCATCAAAGAATTGCAGCCTTGGGAGCTGGGTAAAACCAGGTTGGGGCATAACTAGGAGAACAGAGATCAAGTACTTAGTGTATGTAAAAGACAGCTCAGGTAGTAAACTCAGGTGTAATGTGGAGCTGTGAGCCAATGAAGGAAGAGCAAGGGGTAAAGCATGTGAGGGAATGTATAAGAATGACCCCAAGCAGGCCCCAGAGCACAGAGGTTGCACCCACCACCCTCACGCTCCTCCTGGCAAGGACGCTGGATGTGGCTGTCCTGCCATCCCCTTACCTTGAGGCTGAAGCCATTGACCTGAGGTACCAGTGGGACAGAGAAAGGGTAAGCATAACACCAGAGAATGGGGAAGATGATACAAAAAAGTTTGTGTGTATTAATTTTGACTATACATAATCTGAACTGTAAGTCTTAGTATTGTAACCAGACTAATAATTCTTGGGTAAGACTGTTAGGATTTTAAATATACTACTGATAAATTCTCTTTGCATACAAGGCATGTTTTTTTCCACCACAACAGCATTGTGAGTACAAGAAATTGGTGGGAATTCAATTCTACTCTGTTACTTGGATGCAAAAAAATTGGTAATATCAATTACCAATGCAAACCTGGCTAGAGCAAAGGACAGAAGAGCCATATTGCTTTCTTGCTTCCTATATGCAATATGAAAATACCCCATATAGTGCAAGGTAATCTCTGAAATGAGTGGATCTGTAGGAGGAGAATGACCAGAGCCCCAGCCTTTTGAGAAGAGACAGTGGTGCCAGAAAACACAGCTGTCCCCTGATGGAGACTCAACGTGGGGGCTGTTGCAAGCCACAGATGTGAACAAACATGAGTAATATCTCACTTGCTCTCTGTCATCATAACTACTGCAGGATGTCAGAGACACCAAGCAagaccccagggctggggaaaaTGGGAGCGTTCAACACAGAGAAACCAGCACCCACTACACCATGGCTGTCTacagtttctcttccctccGCCAAGGGACACCTGAAGGGCTGGCGTACCACATGCAATGATGTATGAGCAACAACAGACCTGTCCAACTTGTCTCTTTGGCaaaaggggaaggcagggagtgAGCAGCCCCAGGGCGTGCCGAGGCTGCAGCACCAAAATCCTCATTTCAGCAATAAGTCAGAGGATCCTGGCACCAATGGAAGCAGAGAACATGGCCATGCAGTGTCCCCACCACGGGAGGGTGATCCCAGAGGTTAccgggaagggaaggggggcaGGAGCCCATGAGATATGCAAGAGACACATGTGGCCACAAGCTGGGTCCAGAAAGGGAATGGCAAAGCTGCACTGTATGCCAGCTTTTGTGGTATTTGGAACAGGAGCAGGATTGGTTTACCCAAAAGGCAGTGTTTCGGCACAAGATCAGCTTCAGAGTGATACCAGTGTCCAAGAGGTCCCTTCTTCCAGTGCCTGGGTGATAGCACATAAAGAACcaatgttttggaaagaaaacatcccCCAAAAATCACCCCTTGGCAGTCAGTCAGtgagctctgccagctgccaAGCACTTAAAACCTTGTGGACCAATATgggacaaaaagcaaaagctggtgcaagaggaggaagagggatcCAAGGCAAGGAGACAGCCCTGGGTGGCAGCCAGGTCATCATCCTCCTCCAAGTACCTTTGCCTGGCCTGCCCTCCCATCGAGCCCCTTGCCACGTGTCGGACCACAGGACTTCCAGCTCTTTCCCACAGCTGGGTGGCAAGAGAGTAGGGGATGGCTGGGATAGGACCAGCCATGTCATGGACGGGCAAGATCTGGGCGGCCGCAGGGAGGAGACCCTGACTGCCCCACTGCCTTGGGTGCAAGGGGATGCTGTGACCTGCAGCCCAGGGACTTTCTGGGTGACCGCTCTGGGGCTACCAGGCTCCCTTCCACTCTTCTGAGGTCGTCAGAGGAAACCTGTCCCATGGACAAGATTTCAAACCGCTTCGGTATTCTGGAAACCAGAGAAGGCAGTACAACAGGCATCAGTGtgactcctttttctttgcctccttATCTTATCTGAAATACTGATACTCTGTTATTCAGTCACTAGATATTTAGCAATTTGACCAAAAGCACCTTCCCCCCTCGCTGGATAGCCATAAGAAATAAGATTTCATCATTATTTATTCTGTCTTATCTTCAGCAGCTGAGCCAACCAGCTACAGATCAGTGGAAGGCATCAGCATGCCTCTGCTCACTGACAAGGGACAGCAGCTCACTGAGAGGAGGTGAAATCACAGCTAAAAACTCTAGTAGGCTGCTTTCTTCATGGTTACACGGAAAAACTATTCAAAAACCAAATCTTCCCAGCTGTAAATGACTGTGACTGTCCTTCCGCAACAGCCACAAAGAAGTTGCTGTGACAAAACCCCTTTGTGCTCATTCACGTGTGTCAAAATCACTGCTCCCAGAGTGCCCAGCCTCTAACCAGAACTGATGCTGAAACACAGTTTTGTTGGTGTTGCACTGACGACAGCCAGCATTTTTAAGGACAGCTTGTTGCAGGCCAGGTGTGAACATGGTTGTGCAGGTTATTGGTTGTGGGAGA includes:
- the LOC104634812 gene encoding alpha-1-antiproteinase 2, whose protein sequence is MKTTFYISLLLAGLHAIAHGQLPPSHHNGRDPNEPKHHMHRRGEAIACLKLVPSNADFAFQFFKEVTLEAPNKNIFFSPVSISTAFAMLALGARSTTQTQILEGLAFNLTEIQEKEIHEGFNNLIHMLSHPENGVQLNMGNAIFLTEKMKPLKKFIDDAKALYQLEAFTTDFNNPMEAEKQINDYIEKKTHGKITDLVKDMDPQTVMLLASFVFFKGNWEMPFKPEHTEERQFFVDAETTVKVPMMHQTGRFDFYFDEELSCTVVRLHYNGSATAFLVLPAKGKMKLLEQTLVKETIQEWSDHLFQSLVSLYFPKFSISGSYEITNALSKMGIVDVFTDQADLSGITGTPELKVSKVVHKAALDVDERGTEAAAATAAEIMTVSLPPTIEFNRPFLMLIFDRDTNSTLFVGKIVNPTITI